A single window of Treponema denticola ATCC 35405 DNA harbors:
- the ppdK gene encoding pyruvate, phosphate dikinase, whose amino-acid sequence MAKSKYVYFFGGGSAEGNGTMREVLGGKGAGLAEMTAIGLPVPAGFTITTEVCEEYYKNNRKYPVELKTQVESYLSKLEKITGKKLGDKKDPLLVSVRSGAPVSMPGMMETILNLGLNDQSVQGLAEKTGNLRFALDAYRRFILMYGSTAMNIEREKFDKIFDDVKEKRTKKRLNLAQTAKVSDTDVNEPELQDVIDRSKKLYEKEIKSPFPQDPIKQLWGAIGAVFGSWMSDKAVTYRRVENIVGIRGTAVNVMQMVFGNKGDNSGTGVCFTRDPNSGKNDFYGEYLFNAQGEDVVAGIRTPIKLDVFAKKDPDAYKKLCDARKILEKHYKDMQDMEFTVEEGELYMLQCRTGKRLPAAAFQMAVDMVEEKLITKEEAVSRIKASDIEGVFYKALDYSKASEIKSAHLVDGIPAVPGAACGIICLSAEAAEAAAKDGKRAVLVRHETSPEDVGGMHAAEGILTATGGKTSHAAVVARGWGKCCIVGCENLRIDYEKKAISAKGIVLKEGDYITLDGSKGAVYKGELPLITPKPPAAYKKIMEWVDQIRKIKVRTNADTPEDAKIAVGHGAQGIGLCRTEHMFFSDESRIQAIREMIIAENKEAREKALKKLLPYQTKDFEGIFKAMNGYPVTIRLIDPPLHEFVPHDKEGQQKLAEKLNISFASVKNRVDQLTEANPMLGHRGCRLSITYPEILEMQVTAIINAACTVQKKGIAVLPEIMIPLTIDAKEFRILEKRVRAVADDIIEKKAKDKKLKYMVGTMIETPRAALLADKIAEYAEFFSFGTNDLTQMTIGISRDDAGKFLPEYVDENKAGVFKADPFQSLDQEGVGILVSTAIQKGREVKKNLEIGVCGEHGGDLNSVKFFCRAGMDYVSASPLRVPIARLAAAQAEVEALKSKSAAKKPAKPAAKTSKPSEKAKAKTGKKPANKPAK is encoded by the coding sequence CAACCGAGGTTTGCGAAGAGTATTATAAAAATAACAGAAAGTATCCTGTCGAACTAAAAACTCAAGTTGAATCTTATCTTTCAAAATTGGAAAAAATTACCGGAAAAAAACTTGGGGACAAAAAAGATCCTCTTTTGGTTTCCGTTCGATCAGGGGCTCCCGTTTCGATGCCGGGAATGATGGAGACAATTTTGAATTTAGGCTTAAATGACCAATCCGTTCAAGGTTTGGCCGAGAAGACCGGAAATTTAAGATTTGCCCTGGATGCTTATCGTAGGTTTATTTTGATGTACGGTTCTACGGCAATGAACATTGAACGTGAAAAATTCGATAAAATTTTTGATGATGTAAAAGAAAAAAGAACAAAAAAACGTCTTAATCTTGCTCAGACTGCAAAGGTTTCGGATACCGATGTAAACGAACCGGAATTACAGGATGTTATCGATAGATCCAAAAAGCTTTATGAAAAAGAAATAAAATCTCCCTTTCCCCAAGATCCTATAAAGCAGCTTTGGGGTGCTATCGGAGCAGTCTTCGGTTCTTGGATGTCCGATAAAGCCGTTACTTACCGAAGGGTTGAAAACATTGTAGGAATCCGCGGGACGGCTGTAAACGTTATGCAGATGGTATTCGGAAACAAAGGGGATAATTCGGGTACAGGAGTCTGCTTTACACGCGACCCGAATTCGGGTAAAAACGACTTTTACGGTGAATACCTCTTTAATGCCCAAGGCGAGGACGTTGTTGCAGGAATCAGAACTCCTATTAAGCTCGATGTTTTTGCAAAAAAAGATCCGGATGCTTATAAAAAACTTTGCGATGCACGCAAAATCCTTGAAAAGCATTATAAGGATATGCAGGATATGGAATTTACCGTTGAAGAAGGTGAATTATACATGCTCCAGTGCCGAACCGGTAAGAGGCTTCCTGCAGCAGCCTTCCAGATGGCTGTAGATATGGTGGAAGAAAAACTTATAACCAAGGAAGAAGCTGTTAGCCGTATTAAGGCTTCAGACATTGAAGGAGTCTTCTACAAGGCCTTGGATTATTCTAAAGCTTCCGAAATAAAAAGCGCTCACCTTGTTGACGGTATTCCTGCCGTTCCGGGAGCTGCATGCGGTATAATCTGTCTTTCGGCAGAGGCTGCGGAAGCTGCTGCAAAGGACGGTAAAAGAGCTGTTCTTGTTCGTCATGAAACAAGCCCCGAAGATGTAGGCGGTATGCACGCTGCTGAGGGTATTTTAACCGCAACCGGCGGAAAAACCAGCCATGCAGCCGTAGTCGCCAGAGGTTGGGGAAAATGCTGTATAGTAGGCTGTGAAAATTTAAGAATCGATTACGAGAAAAAAGCAATTTCGGCTAAGGGTATAGTCTTAAAAGAAGGAGACTACATTACCTTGGACGGTTCAAAAGGAGCTGTTTACAAGGGCGAGTTACCCTTAATTACTCCCAAGCCTCCTGCAGCCTATAAAAAAATCATGGAATGGGTTGATCAGATACGAAAAATAAAGGTAAGAACAAATGCCGATACGCCCGAAGATGCTAAGATTGCCGTAGGCCACGGAGCCCAAGGTATCGGTCTTTGCCGAACCGAACATATGTTCTTTAGCGATGAGAGCAGAATTCAGGCAATCCGTGAAATGATTATTGCAGAAAACAAGGAAGCAAGGGAAAAGGCTCTAAAAAAACTTCTTCCTTATCAGACGAAGGATTTTGAGGGTATCTTTAAAGCTATGAACGGATATCCCGTAACCATCCGCTTGATTGACCCGCCCTTACACGAATTTGTTCCTCATGATAAAGAAGGTCAGCAAAAGTTGGCAGAAAAACTTAATATAAGTTTTGCAAGTGTTAAAAACAGAGTAGATCAGCTGACCGAAGCAAACCCGATGTTGGGACACAGAGGCTGCCGTTTGAGCATTACCTATCCTGAAATTCTTGAAATGCAGGTTACTGCCATTATAAATGCTGCCTGCACGGTTCAAAAGAAAGGAATTGCCGTTTTACCCGAAATAATGATTCCTCTTACAATCGATGCAAAAGAATTTAGGATTTTGGAAAAGAGGGTTCGAGCTGTTGCAGACGATATCATCGAGAAAAAAGCTAAGGATAAAAAACTTAAGTACATGGTCGGTACTATGATTGAAACTCCGAGAGCAGCCCTTCTTGCAGATAAAATAGCAGAATATGCGGAATTTTTCTCCTTTGGTACAAACGATCTTACGCAGATGACCATAGGTATAAGCCGGGATGATGCAGGTAAATTCCTCCCTGAATATGTAGATGAAAACAAGGCCGGCGTATTTAAGGCTGACCCCTTCCAGTCATTGGATCAAGAAGGTGTGGGTATCTTGGTATCTACTGCTATTCAAAAAGGAAGAGAAGTTAAAAAGAACTTGGAAATAGGTGTATGCGGTGAACACGGAGGAGACTTAAATTCGGTTAAGTTCTTCTGCAGGGCAGGAATGGACTATGTTTCCGCTTCACCCTTACGAGTTCCGATAGCAAGACTTGCCGCAGCCCAGGCTGAAGTTGAAGCCTTAAAATCCAAGTCGGCCGCAAAAAAACCTGCAAAGCCTGCCGCTAAAACTTCAAAGCCTTCCGAAAAAGCAAAGGCTAAAACCGGTAAAAAGCCGGCTAATAAGCCTGCCAAATAA
- the aroH gene encoding chorismate mutase, producing MSLIKKLRALRGAVCCEDSEESISSAAVNLYSRILRENSLSEKDIVSIHFTVTSDIRALNPASALRKNGFAKNTALFCALEPGMKGGLPKTIRILIYYYSRKKPIHIYMGGAEVLRPDLISKTDK from the coding sequence ATGAGCTTGATAAAAAAATTAAGAGCCTTACGCGGGGCCGTATGCTGTGAAGATAGTGAAGAAAGTATATCTTCGGCAGCTGTGAACCTTTATAGCCGAATCTTGAGAGAAAATTCCTTGTCTGAAAAGGACATAGTTTCAATACATTTTACGGTTACCTCCGATATAAGGGCTTTAAATCCTGCATCGGCTTTAAGAAAGAACGGCTTTGCAAAAAATACGGCCCTTTTTTGTGCTTTAGAACCCGGTATGAAGGGCGGCTTACCTAAAACTATTAGAATTTTAATCTATTATTATTCCAGGAAAAAGCCGATTCATATTTATATGGGCGGAGCAGAAGTGTTAAGACCTGATTTGATAAGCAAGACGGATAAATAA
- the rho gene encoding transcription termination factor Rho, with protein sequence MFDTGINSDENLGLSQSDVQADDPSLSPANEIQAAVEQTRIEQNNEADDEVLEKKVVVRSRGRKKTESFSDEVETKPAKRTSVTAKKRIPKDIQEEKEEVPPASDSSFKIIINDLTKMRMHDLRDMAIKYGVPEDELSLMKKQDVIYHILKNHTNQGGTIFASGSLETLPDGYGFLRSPQNSYLTGTDDVYVSPSQIRLFNLKTGDTVYGQIRSPKEGERYFALLRVETVNFDEPAKSQRRIPFDNLTPLYPREKLNLETTTQEISTRIMNLFCPIGKGQRGLIVAPPRTGKTIMLQKIANAITANHPEVYLIVLLIDERPEEVTDMERTVNAEVISSTFDEQATRHVQVAEMVLEKAKRLVEHKRDVVILLDSITRLARAYNQTMPTSGKVLSGGVDSNSLHKPKRFFGAARNIEEGGSLTIIATALIETGSKMDEVIFEEFKGTGNMEVNLDRKLSDRRLFPAINIKRSGTRKEELLLTEAEMQLMWILRKFISSMDDADIIEFLIDKMNKSKNNEAFLKSMNAGLAQKE encoded by the coding sequence TTGTTTGATACGGGGATTAATTCTGATGAAAACTTAGGTCTTAGCCAATCCGATGTACAGGCTGATGATCCATCCCTTAGTCCGGCAAATGAGATTCAAGCTGCTGTAGAGCAGACAAGAATTGAGCAAAACAATGAAGCAGACGATGAAGTTCTTGAAAAAAAAGTTGTTGTCCGCTCCCGCGGAAGAAAAAAAACAGAAAGCTTTTCAGATGAAGTTGAAACCAAACCGGCAAAAAGAACTAGTGTAACTGCAAAAAAACGTATACCTAAAGATATTCAAGAAGAAAAAGAAGAAGTCCCGCCCGCATCAGATAGTTCTTTTAAAATCATAATAAACGATCTTACAAAGATGCGTATGCATGATTTAAGAGATATGGCCATTAAATACGGCGTACCGGAGGATGAACTTTCCTTAATGAAAAAACAGGATGTGATTTACCACATTCTTAAAAACCATACCAATCAGGGCGGTACTATTTTCGCTTCCGGTTCTTTAGAGACCCTTCCTGACGGATACGGTTTTTTACGTTCGCCTCAAAACAGCTATTTGACGGGAACTGATGACGTCTATGTATCTCCCAGCCAGATAAGGCTTTTTAATCTTAAAACGGGTGATACGGTTTACGGCCAAATTCGCTCCCCAAAAGAGGGTGAAAGATATTTCGCTCTTTTAAGGGTTGAAACGGTCAACTTTGATGAGCCTGCAAAATCGCAGCGCCGTATTCCGTTTGATAACCTCACCCCCCTTTATCCTAGAGAAAAATTAAACCTTGAAACAACTACTCAGGAAATATCTACCCGAATTATGAATCTTTTTTGTCCGATAGGAAAAGGACAGAGAGGATTGATTGTAGCTCCTCCTCGTACGGGAAAAACGATAATGCTTCAAAAGATAGCCAATGCAATTACGGCCAATCATCCTGAAGTTTATCTTATAGTTCTTTTGATAGATGAACGTCCTGAAGAAGTTACCGATATGGAGCGCACTGTAAATGCGGAAGTTATTTCTTCTACCTTCGATGAGCAGGCAACCCGCCATGTTCAAGTTGCTGAAATGGTACTTGAAAAGGCAAAACGCCTTGTTGAACACAAGAGGGATGTAGTTATTCTTTTGGATTCAATTACCCGTTTGGCAAGGGCCTATAACCAGACAATGCCTACTTCGGGTAAGGTTCTATCCGGAGGTGTGGATTCAAACTCTCTTCATAAGCCTAAACGCTTTTTCGGTGCCGCAAGAAATATCGAAGAAGGCGGAAGTTTAACGATAATAGCTACGGCTCTTATTGAAACCGGCAGCAAGATGGACGAGGTTATTTTTGAAGAATTTAAGGGAACTGGCAATATGGAAGTAAACCTGGACAGAAAGCTTTCAGACCGCCGTTTATTCCCTGCAATCAATATAAAGCGATCGGGAACTCGAAAAGAAGAGCTTTTATTAACGGAAGCAGAAATGCAGCTTATGTGGATATTACGCAAATTCATCAGCTCGATGGATGATGCCGATATTATCGAATTCTTAATAGATAAAATGAATAAGAGCAAGAATAATGAAGCGTTCTTAAAATCAATGAATGCCGGTCTTGCACAAAAAGAGTAA
- the rpmE gene encoding 50S ribosomal protein L31, with the protein MKKDIHPKYEETTVTCACGNVINTRSTVKDIKVEICSQCHPFFTGKQKLVDTAGRIDRFKKRYNIKD; encoded by the coding sequence ATGAAAAAAGATATTCATCCGAAATACGAAGAAACAACCGTTACTTGCGCTTGCGGAAACGTAATAAATACGCGTTCTACAGTAAAAGATATCAAGGTTGAAATCTGCTCTCAGTGTCATCCTTTTTTTACGGGAAAACAAAAGCTTGTTGACACTGCAGGACGAATTGATCGCTTTAAGAAACGATACAATATTAAAGACTAA
- a CDS encoding NfeD family protein, translating to MGWWSIWLLVGVLCIGLELIIPGLVIIFFGFGAVFTSVFSLIPFINQALWLQIIIFVIFSVLSLAFLRKKFTPIFKGTIFYSDKKSDKEGEEFADVIETVFHNKEGRIKYQGTTWSARSLSEEIPAGSMVRVLRREGLTYIVEKAEK from the coding sequence ATGGGATGGTGGTCTATCTGGCTTTTGGTAGGTGTGTTGTGTATAGGCTTGGAGCTTATAATTCCCGGCCTTGTTATTATCTTCTTCGGCTTCGGGGCTGTTTTTACTTCCGTTTTTAGTTTAATTCCTTTTATTAATCAAGCTCTTTGGCTTCAAATAATAATATTTGTTATTTTTTCGGTTCTTTCTTTGGCTTTTTTACGTAAAAAATTTACTCCTATTTTTAAGGGTACTATTTTCTATTCGGATAAAAAAAGCGACAAAGAAGGGGAAGAGTTTGCCGATGTTATTGAAACGGTTTTTCATAACAAGGAAGGCAGAATAAAGTATCAGGGTACGACATGGAGTGCCCGCTCTCTTTCGGAAGAAATTCCTGCAGGCTCAATGGTGAGGGTTCTCAGACGCGAAGGGCTTACCTACATTGTTGAAAAGGCTGAAAAATAA
- the sdaAA gene encoding L-serine ammonia-lyase, iron-sulfur-dependent, subunit alpha, with protein sequence MKTIEYKKIEDLIQKAAENSLRISDIILEDQSSALEETKEQCFERMQEHLNVMLEAIDKGTNPDIRSTSGLTGGDAYKIYERSENGKALCGPLLANGIRMAMAVSELNASMGKIVAAPTAGSCGILPGAIGAVLKTKDVKKEDAVMSLFTAGAIGMVIANTASISGAEGGCQAECGSASAMAAGAIVEMCGGTPEMVGHATAIALKCILGLVCDPVAGLVEVPCVKRNASGVSLAFTAAELALAGIKSAIPVDEVIIAMKKVGDSIPSALRETAEGGLACTATGKRLQKEIFGKTL encoded by the coding sequence ATGAAAACAATAGAGTATAAAAAAATAGAAGACCTGATACAAAAAGCAGCCGAAAATTCTTTAAGAATTTCGGATATTATTTTAGAAGACCAAAGCTCCGCCCTTGAAGAAACTAAGGAGCAGTGCTTTGAGAGAATGCAGGAGCATTTAAACGTAATGCTTGAAGCAATTGACAAAGGAACAAACCCGGATATACGCTCGACAAGCGGGCTTACGGGCGGAGATGCCTATAAAATATACGAAAGATCGGAAAACGGAAAAGCTCTCTGCGGGCCCCTCCTTGCTAACGGTATAAGAATGGCAATGGCCGTTTCCGAATTAAATGCTTCAATGGGAAAAATAGTTGCAGCCCCCACTGCCGGCTCTTGCGGTATTCTCCCCGGTGCAATCGGAGCCGTTCTAAAAACAAAGGATGTAAAAAAAGAAGATGCAGTTATGTCTCTTTTTACGGCCGGAGCTATCGGCATGGTTATAGCGAATACGGCTTCCATTTCGGGAGCTGAAGGCGGATGTCAAGCCGAATGCGGCTCAGCCTCAGCCATGGCAGCAGGAGCTATAGTGGAAATGTGCGGAGGAACACCTGAAATGGTAGGCCATGCAACGGCTATTGCCCTTAAATGTATCTTGGGTCTTGTTTGCGATCCTGTAGCAGGCTTGGTTGAAGTTCCTTGCGTAAAACGGAATGCTTCCGGTGTAAGCCTTGCCTTTACGGCAGCAGAGCTTGCCCTGGCAGGAATCAAAAGTGCTATTCCCGTAGACGAGGTTATAATAGCCATGAAAAAAGTCGGAGATTCTATACCTTCAGCCTTGAGAGAAACTGCCGAAGGAGGTCTCGCCTGTACAGCCACAGGCAAAAGACTTCAAAAAGAAATATTCGGAAAAACTTTATAA
- the sdaAB gene encoding L-serine ammonia-lyase, iron-sulfur-dependent subunit beta — MDIFDIIGPIMIGPSSSHTAGAVRIGYLTRVLLAEPAIKARVYLHGSFAYTYKGHGTDRAIAAGIMGMKPENERIRNSLTLAKEQGLDITFEPIDIPNAHPNTALIEVTGIDGKELSVQGSSIGGGNILITKINGKPVELSGKNPTLVVEYQDIPGRIAAITSVTAKHKINISQIHIGRDYRGGTATMCLQMDGLSVGPELKEDILQIDHIYNVILIQPV, encoded by the coding sequence ATGGATATCTTTGATATTATAGGCCCGATTATGATAGGGCCGTCCAGTTCGCATACGGCAGGAGCCGTAAGAATAGGCTATTTAACAAGGGTTCTTCTTGCAGAACCTGCTATAAAAGCAAGAGTGTACTTACACGGATCTTTTGCCTACACCTATAAGGGGCACGGTACCGACAGGGCTATTGCAGCAGGTATTATGGGAATGAAACCTGAAAACGAGCGTATAAGAAACAGCCTAACCCTTGCAAAAGAACAAGGCTTGGACATCACCTTTGAACCTATAGATATTCCTAATGCCCATCCCAACACGGCATTGATTGAAGTTACCGGTATTGACGGAAAGGAGCTTTCCGTGCAAGGCTCCTCCATAGGAGGCGGGAATATTCTAATTACCAAAATAAACGGAAAACCTGTAGAGCTAAGCGGTAAAAACCCTACACTGGTAGTAGAATATCAAGATATCCCCGGAAGAATAGCCGCCATAACAAGCGTAACGGCAAAACACAAGATAAATATTTCGCAAATTCATATCGGAAGAGATTACCGAGGGGGAACCGCCACAATGTGCCTTCAAATGGACGGTTTAAGCGTCGGCCCGGAATTAAAGGAGGACATTTTGCAAATAGACCACATCTACAATGTTATCCTGATTCAGCCGGTATAA
- a CDS encoding DUF4418 family protein, which yields MKRYIFSALIIIIGLLVLFAPFGFAHVCHPKADGSFMKCHWMGEAVRLLGGLIALSGLAFFICKKSRFGISVYNIGTGVSLILLETLVIGTCKHPNMSCNVYTKPIVILLAIALIAVSLVYVFLSRKEKFE from the coding sequence ATGAAAAGATATATATTCAGTGCTCTTATTATTATAATCGGTTTATTGGTTTTATTTGCTCCGTTCGGCTTTGCCCATGTATGTCATCCTAAGGCTGACGGCAGTTTTATGAAATGTCATTGGATGGGAGAAGCTGTGAGGTTGTTAGGGGGGCTGATAGCCTTATCTGGCCTTGCTTTTTTTATTTGTAAAAAATCGCGCTTTGGAATATCCGTCTACAATATCGGAACCGGAGTAAGTCTTATTTTACTTGAAACCCTTGTTATAGGCACCTGTAAGCACCCAAATATGAGCTGTAATGTTTATACAAAGCCTATAGTTATTCTATTGGCTATTGCTTTGATTGCGGTAAGCCTTGTTTATGTTTTTCTTTCGCGCAAAGAAAAATTTGAATAA
- a CDS encoding ABC transporter ATP-binding protein → MLLKTKSLSKSFARGKNSFFAVKDVDFSISASDFVFIVGRSGSGKTTFLNLISGILDPTQGQVFFEDQDISSMNDTDKSFYRNESIGFVPQSLAYLPNLSVFDNVRVPFFLFNRDGDSEGRALSLLDLMDIAHLKNEMPQNLSGGELKRMLIARALMNSPKLLIADEPTANLDKETSETVMNLIKSVNKLGTAVLIVTHDFEILNENSPIYRMNDGELTKT, encoded by the coding sequence ATGCTTTTAAAAACAAAATCGCTTTCCAAATCCTTTGCCAGAGGTAAGAACTCTTTTTTTGCAGTAAAAGATGTTGACTTTTCCATTTCTGCTTCCGATTTTGTATTCATTGTAGGGCGTTCGGGTTCGGGAAAAACAACCTTTCTTAATTTGATATCCGGTATTTTAGATCCTACCCAAGGGCAGGTTTTTTTTGAAGATCAGGATATTTCTTCTATGAATGATACCGATAAAAGCTTTTACCGAAACGAGTCGATAGGTTTTGTTCCTCAGTCTTTAGCTTATTTGCCGAACCTTTCGGTCTTTGATAATGTAAGGGTTCCGTTTTTTTTATTTAACAGGGACGGCGACAGCGAGGGAAGGGCTTTAAGCCTCTTGGACTTGATGGATATAGCTCATTTAAAAAATGAGATGCCCCAAAATTTATCCGGCGGAGAACTAAAGCGAATGTTGATTGCAAGAGCTCTTATGAATTCTCCTAAATTACTTATTGCAGATGAACCTACGGCAAATCTTGACAAGGAAACTTCTGAAACGGTTATGAATCTTATAAAAAGTGTTAATAAACTGGGAACCGCCGTTTTGATTGTAACACATGATTTTGAAATTTTAAATGAAAATAGTCCCATATATAGAATGAATGATGGAGAATTAACGAAAACTTGA
- a CDS encoding FTR1 family iron permease: MFNNSFKRFLSIFLIFFAFLFSVSAKEKEDLSTWTKIVEKMEIHLNNAYELYTQGKTREAYDEVNAAYFRYYESKGMEKITMSYLSGARKTAVENAFYEYRKNVKSDKDNEMIRAHKDALIAMLYHDAAELDGTSNDKGGSGKSAAVATFISCFVLILREGLEAILVIAAIIAYLVKTGKKKYISSVYIGALAGILVSIVLAFLFGLLAGAQSGIAQEVFEGIGMFVAVIVLFYVSNWMISKSETEAWERYIKKKVESSVSTGNKWVLIFAAFIAVAREGAELILFFQGVPVQGASGQRAMILAIVLSVIILAGVFLAFRFLSVKLPLKPFFTVTSILMYILCFSFTGKGVSELQAAGVVGKTIIPWMQSFELDFLGIYATYESLIPQIIVLITIIVFSSLYVKKNKKILAELKKKEEGGDN, encoded by the coding sequence ATGTTTAATAATAGTTTTAAAAGATTTTTATCGATTTTTTTGATTTTCTTTGCTTTTTTGTTTTCTGTTTCAGCCAAAGAAAAAGAAGACTTGAGCACTTGGACTAAAATAGTCGAAAAAATGGAAATTCACCTGAATAATGCATACGAATTGTATACACAGGGGAAAACCCGTGAAGCCTATGACGAAGTAAATGCCGCTTATTTTAGATATTACGAATCCAAGGGAATGGAAAAGATAACGATGAGCTATCTTTCCGGTGCACGCAAAACGGCTGTCGAAAATGCTTTTTATGAGTACAGAAAAAACGTAAAAAGCGATAAGGATAACGAAATGATAAGAGCTCATAAGGATGCTCTTATTGCAATGCTCTACCATGATGCAGCCGAGCTTGACGGCACTTCCAATGATAAGGGAGGAAGCGGAAAGTCGGCAGCTGTTGCAACCTTTATTTCATGTTTTGTGCTTATACTGCGTGAAGGCTTGGAAGCTATTTTGGTTATAGCGGCTATTATCGCTTATCTTGTAAAAACCGGAAAAAAGAAGTACATATCTTCCGTTTATATCGGAGCTCTTGCAGGTATTCTTGTAAGTATAGTTTTAGCTTTTTTATTTGGTTTATTGGCAGGTGCGCAAAGCGGTATAGCTCAAGAGGTTTTTGAAGGCATCGGAATGTTCGTTGCCGTAATAGTTTTGTTCTATGTAAGCAACTGGATGATTTCAAAATCGGAAACGGAAGCATGGGAAAGATATATTAAAAAGAAGGTTGAATCTTCGGTATCGACCGGTAATAAGTGGGTCTTGATTTTTGCTGCCTTTATTGCCGTAGCAAGGGAAGGAGCCGAACTTATTTTATTTTTCCAAGGAGTTCCCGTTCAAGGTGCAAGCGGTCAAAGAGCTATGATTTTAGCTATTGTATTATCGGTGATTATTTTAGCCGGTGTTTTCCTTGCATTTAGATTTTTAAGTGTAAAACTGCCCTTAAAGCCGTTTTTTACCGTAACAAGTATTTTGATGTACATACTTTGTTTTTCGTTTACGGGAAAGGGCGTTTCGGAATTGCAGGCTGCAGGTGTGGTCGGAAAGACTATAATCCCGTGGATGCAAAGTTTTGAGTTGGATTTTTTAGGCATATATGCAACCTATGAAAGTTTGATACCTCAAATAATAGTTTTAATTACGATTATTGTGTTTTCAAGTTTATATGTCAAAAAAAATAAAAAGATTCTTGCCGAATTAAAAAAGAAAGAAGAAGGCGGGGATAATTAA
- a CDS encoding iron transporter — protein sequence MKKTLSCIFALLAIAFVITSCEKKEAVQQAAKPAPTEEKTAAPKPHEEGAAGFDEFPIGDEQDAGILTVAGVYFQPVDMEPAGNSLSKNEADCHMEADISANEKGATLGYGAGDFVPYLHVKAYIQKVGSSKVQEVAFMPMNASDGPHYGANVKFEEGLGKYNIKFEIKAPGNDYLLHVDKETGVTGRFWTEPIVVEWKDFEWTGPQW from the coding sequence ATGAAAAAAACTTTATCTTGTATTTTTGCATTGCTTGCAATTGCTTTTGTAATTACATCATGCGAAAAAAAAGAAGCGGTACAGCAGGCTGCGAAACCTGCTCCTACTGAAGAGAAAACGGCTGCCCCTAAACCCCACGAGGAAGGCGCTGCCGGTTTTGACGAGTTCCCCATCGGCGATGAGCAAGATGCCGGAATATTAACGGTTGCAGGTGTTTATTTTCAGCCTGTAGATATGGAACCTGCCGGTAACAGTTTGTCAAAGAACGAAGCTGATTGCCACATGGAAGCCGATATTTCTGCCAATGAAAAAGGCGCAACATTGGGTTACGGTGCCGGCGACTTTGTTCCTTACTTACATGTTAAGGCTTACATCCAAAAAGTAGGTTCTTCAAAGGTACAGGAAGTTGCATTTATGCCGATGAATGCCAGTGACGGACCTCACTATGGTGCTAACGTAAAATTTGAAGAAGGCTTAGGTAAGTACAATATCAAGTTTGAAATTAAGGCACCGGGAAATGATTATCTTCTTCATGTCGACAAAGAAACAGGCGTTACCGGACGTTTCTGGACGGAACCCATCGTTGTTGAATGGAAAGATTTTGAATGGACAGGACCTCAGTGGTAA